A part of Ammospiza caudacuta isolate bAmmCau1 chromosome 7, bAmmCau1.pri, whole genome shotgun sequence genomic DNA contains:
- the RNPC3 gene encoding RNA-binding region-containing protein 3 produces MAAPGAEELRAGGLGPAGGPGLGAVPPHPGVPPHPGVSRRRGRTLLVRHLPAELTPAEKEDLLQHFGAVSVRVLSDHGRLKHTAFATFPSENAAAKALSRLHQLKLLGHTLVVEFAKEQESAQVLSQPSASDKCKSLEEPVKEEEKIEPNCVKIENGIAPNHGLTFPINSCLKYLYPPPSSAILANIANALASVPKFYVQVLHLMNKMNLPPPFGPITARPPMYEEYLPVPVPPPPIPPLPPEEPPLPEEEEGLSSGDESEYESDNDEEKERMTKLMELATLQPKRPINTKKRGVRKKQRIKDMLNVPVCTSHSNSHPTLSPSDVFEQLQHVGHKKIEFHISTEIPAVLQTNQEKEEKNDLYATTEEINNTGFGRIFPAPSSNDKMETEEEDDEIPSEFISRKDLEKNRLSREEMEKYSVFKNYEPGDPNCRIYVKNLAKQVQEKDLKFIFGRYVDFQSEVERNMFDIRVMKEGRMKGQAFIGLPNEKAAAKALKEVNGYVLFEKPMVVQFARSARPKQDANEGKRKK; encoded by the exons AtggcggcgccgggcgctgAGGAGCTGCGGGCGGGCGGGCTGGGAcccgcgggcggcccggggCTGGGCGCCGTCCCGCCTCACCCCGGCGTCCCGCCGCACCCCGGCGTGtcgcggcggcgcgggcggacGCTGCTGGTGCGGCACCTGCCCGCCGAGCTGACGCCGGCGGAGAAGGAGGATCTGCTGCAGCACTTCGGGGCCGTGTCTGTGCGGGTCCTGTCGGACCACGGGCGGCTG aAACATACTGCTTTTGCCACCTTTCCCAgtgaaaatgcagctgcaaAG GCTTTATCCAGACTGCATCAGCTGAAACTTTTGGGTCACACCTTAGTTGTTGAATTTGCAAAGGAGCAAGAGAGTGCCCAGGTacttagccagccttctgccTCAGACAAGTGCAAAAG tttagAAGAACCAGtgaaagaagaagagaagatAGAACCAAACTGTGTTAAAATAGAGAATGGAATTGCACCCAACCATGG cctcACCTTTCCCATCAATTCTTGCCTCAAATATTTGTATCCACCACCTTCAAGTGCAATTCTAGCAAATATAGCAAATGCCTTGGCAAGTGTGCCCAAATTTTATGTCCAG GTACTCCATCTGATGAATAAAATGAATCTTCCTCCACCTTTTGGACCAATCACTGCTCGCCCTCCCATG TATGAAGAGTATTTGCCAGTGCCTGTGCCACCTCCCCCAATCCCACCTCTGCCTCCTGAAGAGCCTCCTTTGcctgaagaagaagaaggacttTCTAGTGGGGATGAATCAGAATATGAAAGTGATAATgatgaggaaaaggagag aaTGACAAAGTTGATGGAATTAGCAACCCTTCAGCCTAAAAGACCAATAAACACAAAGAAGCGTGGTGttagaaaaaagcaaagaattaaGGACATGTTGAATGTTCCTGTGTGTACCTCCCACAG taacTCGCACCCTACACTGTCACCTTCAGATGTctttgagcagctgcagcatgtAGGTCATAAAAAAATAGAGTTTCATATTAGTACTGAGATCCCAGCTGTTCTTCAGACAAaccaagaaaaagaagaaaaaaatg ACCTTTATGCAACCACGGAAGAAATCAATAATACAGGCTTTGGAAGGATTTTCCCAGCTCCTAGCTCAAATGATAAAATGGAAACTGAAGAGGAAGATGATGAAATACCATCAGAATTTATATCTAGAAAGGATCTAGAAAAAAACAGACTTTCTAGAGAAG aaatggaaaaatattctgttttcaaAAACTATGAGCCAGGTGATCCAAATTGCAGGATATATGTGAAGAATTTAGCTAAACAAGTTCAAGAAAAG GATCTTAAGTTCATTTTTGGAAGATATGTTGACTTCCAGTCAGAGGTGGAACGCAATAT GTTTGATATCCGTGTGATGAAAGAGGGCCGGATGAAGGGACAGGCTTTCATTGGACTGCCCAATGAGAAGGCAGCTGCTAAGGCGCTAAAAGAAGTTAATGGCTATGTCTTATTTGAAAAACCCATGGTGGTT CAATTTGCTCGTTCAGCTAGACCAAAACAGGATGCCAAcgaagggaaaagaaaaaagtaa
- the LOC131560320 gene encoding pancreatic alpha-amylase — protein sequence MKILLLLLAAAGLCWGQYNPNTVPKRTSIVHLFEWRWQDIAEECERYLAPNGFGGVQVSPPNENIVVTSPNRPWWERYQPISYKICSRSGNEEQFKDMVKRCNNVGVRIYVDAVVNHMCGAGGGSGTHSTCGSYFNAGNRDFPAVPYSGWDFNDGKCHTGSGEVENYNDIYQVRDCRVTGLLDLALEKDYVRSTIAEYMNRLIDMGVAGFRLDAAKHMWPGDIKAFLDKLHNLNTQWFSEGTKPFIYQEVIDLGTEPIKGSQYFGNGRVTEFKYGAKLGTVIRKWNGEKMAYLKNWGEGWGFVPSDRALVFVDNHDNQRGHGAGGASILTFWDARLYKMAVGFMLAHPYGVTRVMSSFRWPRYFQNGKDVNDWYGPPSNADGSTKSVTINPDTTCGNDWVCEHRWRQIRNMVIFRNVVDGEPFSNWWDNGSNQVAFGRGNKGFIIFNNDDWNMNVNVQTGLPAGTYCDVISGQKENNKCTGKQVFVSGDGKANFQINTDAEDPFIAIHVDAKL from the exons ATGAAgatccttctcctcctcctcgcagctgcagggctttgcTGGGGGCAGTACAACCCCAACACTGTCCCAAAGAGAACCTCTATAGTGCATCTCTTTGAATGGCGCTGGCAGGACATTGCTGAGGAGTGTGAACGCTACTTAGCTCCTAATGGATTTGGAGGAGTTCAG GTTTCACctccaaatgaaaatattgtcgTTACTAGCCCAAACAGACCCTGGTGGGAAAGATACCAGCCCATTAGCTACAAGATCTGCTCTCGATCAGGAAATGAAGAGCAATTCAAAGACATGGTGAAAAGATGCAACAATGTTGGA GTTCGTATCTATGTGGATGCTGTCGTCAACCATATGtgtggggctggaggtggcTCAGGCACACATTCTACCTGTGGAAGCTATTTTAATGCTGGAAACAGAGATTTTCCAGCTGTCCCATACTCTGGCTGGGATTTCAATGATGGCAAATGTCACACTGGAAGTGGAGAAGTTGAAAATTATAATGACATCTATCAG GTCCGGGACTGCCGCGTGACCGGCCtcctggatctggccctggaGAAGGACTATGTGCGCTCAACGATTGCAGAGTACATGAACCGTCTCATTGACATGGGTGTAGCAGGATTCCGACTTGATGCTGCCAAGCACATGTGGCCTGGGGACATTAAAGCGTTTCTGGACAAACTGCATAATTTAAACACTCAATGGTTTTCTGAAGGAACTAAACCTTTCATTTATCAGGAG GTGATTGACTTGGGTACAGAGCCCATCAAAGGCAGTCAGTACTTTGGAAATGGCCGAGTGACAGAATTCAAGTACGGTGCCAAACTGGGGACAGTGATCCGCAAGTGGAATGGAGAAAAGATGGCCTACTTAAA GAACTGGGGAGAAGGCTGGGGCTTTGTGCCTTCTGACAGAGCCCTGGTCTTTGTGGATAATCACGACAACCAGAGAGGACACGGGGCTGGTGGAGCTTCTATTCTGACCTTCTGGGATGCCAG GCTCTATAAAATGGCAGTTGGTTTCATGCTTGCCCATCCGTATGGCGTCACACGTGTGATGTCAAGTTTCCGTTGGCCAAGATATTTTCAAAATGGAAAG GACGTCAATGACTGGTATGGGCCCCCAAGTAACGCAGATGGCTCCACAAAGTCCGTTACAATCAATCCAGACACGACCTGTGGCAACGACTGGGTTTGTGAACATCGCTGGCGTCAGATCAG GAACATGGTTATCTTCCGTAACGTGGTGGATGGTGAGCCTTTCTCCAACTGGTGGGACAATGGCAGCAATCAAGTGGCTTTTGGCCGTGGTAATAAAGGCTTCATCATCTTCAACAATGACGACTG GAATATGAATGTCAATGTGCAAACTGGACTGCCTGCTGGTACCTACTGTGATGTTATTTCTGGACAAAAGGAGAACAACAAATGTACTGGAAAGCAGGTGTTTGTTTCTGGTGATGGAAAGGCTAATTTCCAGATTAATACTGATGCTGAAGATCCATTTATTGCAATCCATGTTGATGCCAAGTTATAA
- the LOC131560321 gene encoding pancreatic alpha-amylase-like, which produces MGIYFLLLVVGLCWGQYNPNTVPKRTSIVHLFEWRWQDIAEECERYLAPNGFGGVQISPPNENVIITDPRQPWWERYQPVSYKLCTRSGNETEFRDMVTRCNNVGVHIYVDAVINHMCGANAGAGDHATCGSYFNAKTEDFPAVPYSGWDFNDHKCKSRSGNIEDYHDISQVRDCRLVSLLDLALDREHVRSSVAAYLNRLIGLGVAGFRIDAAKHMWPADVKAILDKLEDLNTQWFPAGTKPFIYQEVIDLGGEPIKGSEYFGNGRVTEFKYGTKLGTVIRKWNGEKMAYLKNWGEGWGFVPSDRALVFVDNHDNQRGHGAGGASILTFWDARLYKMAVGFMLAHPYGVTRVMSSFRWPRHFQNGKDVNDWVGPPSNADGSTKSVTINPDTTCGNDWVCEHRWRQIRNMVIFRNVVDGEPFSNWWDNGSNQVAFGRGNKGFIIFNNDDWSLNVSLQTGLPAGTYCDIISGQKEGDLCTAVEVHVAADGMANFLIGNEDQDPFIAIHVDAKL; this is translated from the exons ATGGGGATCTATTTTCTGCTGTTAGTTGTAGGGCTTTGTTGGGGGCAGTACAACCCCAACACTGTCCCAAAGAGAACCTCTATAGTGCATCTCTTTGAATGGCGCTGGCAGGACATTGCTGAGGAGTGTGAACGCTACTTAGCTCCTAATGGATTTGGAGGAGTTCAG ATTTCACCTCCAAACGAAAATGTTATCATTACTGACCCCCGGCAACCATGGTGGGAAAGATACCAGCCTGTCAGCTACAAGCTGTGCACAAGGTCTGGAAATGAAACTGAATTTAGAGACATGGTGACCCGGTGCAACAATGTTGGA GTGCACATTTATGTGGATGCAGTAATCAACCATATGTGTGGAGCCAATGCTGGGGCTGGTGACCATGCTACTTGTGGAAGCTATTTCAATGCAAAGACTGAAGatttcccagctgtgccctaTTCTGGCTGGGACTTTAATGATCATAAATGTAAATCTAGAAGTGGAAACATTGAGGATTATCATGATATATCTCAG GTGCGGGACTGCCGCCTGGTCAGCCTGCTGGACCTGGCCCTGGACAGGGAGCACGTGCGCTCCAGCGTTGCCGCGTACCTGAACCGGCTCATCGGCCTGGGCGTCGCGGGCTTCCGCATCGACGCTGCCAAGCACATGTGGCCTGCCGACGTCAAGGCCATTTTAGACAAGCTGGAAGATCTAAATACTCAGTGGTTTCCTGCAGGAACTAAACCTTTCATTTACCAAGAG GTGATTGACTTGGGTGGAGAGCCCATCAAAGGCAGTGAGTACTTTGGAAATGGCCGAGTGACAGAATTCAAGTACGGTACCAAACTGGGGACAGTGATCCGCAAGTGGAACGGAGAAAAGATGGCCTACTTAAA GAACTGGGGAGAAGGCTGGGGCTTTGTGCCTTCTGACAGAGCCCTGGTCTTTGTGGATAATCACGACAACCAGAGAGGACACGGGGCTGGTGGAGCTTCTATTCTGACCTTCTGGGATGCCAG GCTCTATAAAATGGCAGTTGGTTTCATGCTTGCCCATCCGTATGGCGTCACGCGTGTGATGTCAAGTTTCCGTTGGCCAAGACATTTTCAAAATGGAAAG GACGTCAATGACTGGGTTGGGCCCCCAAGTAACGCAGATGGCTCCACAAAGTCCGTTACAATCAATCCAGACACGACCTGTGGCAATGACTGGGTTTGTGAACATCGCTGGCGTCAGATCAG GAACATGGTTATCTTCCGTAACGTGGTGGATGGTGAGCCTTTCTCCAACTGGTGGGACAATGGCAGCAATCAAGTGGCTTTTGGCCGTGGTAATAAAGGCTTCATCATCTTCAATAATGATGATTG gtCCTTGAATGTATCTCTGCAAACCGGTCTGCCTGCTGGCACTTACTGTGATATCATTTCTGGGCAAAAGGAAGGTGACTTGTGTACAGCAGTTGAAGTTCATGTTGCTGCTGATGGCATGGCTAATTTCCTAATTGGGAATGAAGACCAAGATCCATTTATTGCCATTCACGTTGATGCTAAATTGTAA